A window from Sus scrofa isolate TJ Tabasco breed Duroc chromosome 2, Sscrofa11.1, whole genome shotgun sequence encodes these proteins:
- the SLC26A2 gene encoding LOW QUALITY PROTEIN: sulfate transporter (The sequence of the model RefSeq protein was modified relative to this genomic sequence to represent the inferred CDS: inserted 1 base in 1 codon), which produces MPLKSEEQDGLSAKDSVEGGVQSRPSSIHLEHEEEAGADLKPLETDEPRSPRPRICLEPRERRSASLGQAVLRRLRKSCQCSQAKAKNKILGFFPVLRWLPKYNLKKNLLGDAMSGLIVGILLVPQSIAYSLLAAQEPVYGLYTSFFASIIYFLLGTSRHISVGIFGVLCLMIGEVVDRELARAGYDAAHAPAALGVLSNGSSAFNQTADKTCDKNCYAIAVGSTVTFMAGVYQVAMGFFQVGFVSVYLSDALLSGFVTGASFTILTSQAKYLLGLRLPRSHGPGSLVTTWSHIFRNIHQTNLCDLLTSLLCLLVLLPTKELNERFKSKLKAPIPTELFVVVAATLASHFGRLHDRYGTSIAGPIPTGFLPPRAPDWSLVPRVAADAVAISVIGFAITVSLSEMFAKKHGYAVRANQEMYAIGFCNIIPSFFHCFTTSAALAKTLVKESTGCQTQVSGVVTALVLSLVLLVVAPLFYSLQKSVLGVITIVNLRGALLKFKDLPAMWRVSRMDTVIWWVTMLSSALISTELGLLIGXCFSMFCVILRTQKPQASLLGWVEGSETFESTAAYRGLQAKPGVKVFRFAAPLYYINKEYFKSALYKSTLNPVFAKAAQKKAAKRKRRKGVAARGGAQDDVAVQLSPDPPELHTLVVDCSAVQFVDTAGIQTLREVRRDYEAVGVRVLLAQCNPSVRASLAQGEYCREEEENLLFHSVFEAVSFAEAVENQKGVSVPNGLSFSSG; this is translated from the exons ATGCCTTTGAAAAGCGAAGAGCAGGACGGCCTTTCCGCCAAGGACTCGGTCGAAGGCGGCGTCCAGTCTCGTCCGTCCAGCATCCACCTGGAGCACGAAGAGGAGGCGGGCGCTGACCTCAAGCCGCTGGAGACGGACGAGCCGCGCAGCCCTCGTCCCAGGATCTGCTTGGAGCCTCGGGAGAGACGCAGTGCCAGCCTCGGGCAGGCTGTCCTCAGGAGGCTGCGGAAGAGCTGCCAGTGCAGTCAGGCCAAAGCCAAAAACAAGATCCTGGGTTTCTTTCCTGTGTTGCGATGGCTCCCAAAGTACAACCTGAAGAAGAACCTCTTGGGAGACGCCATGTCCGGCCTGATCGTGGGCATCTTGCTGGTGCCGCAGTCCATCGCCTACTCCCTCCTGGCCGCCCAGGAGCCCGTCTACGGCCTGTACACCTCCTTCTTTGCCAGCATCATCTACTTTCTCCTGGGGACGTCCCGGCACATCTCTGTGGGCATCTTCGGAGTGCTGTGCCTCATGATCGGTGAAGTGGTCGACCGGGAACTAGCCAGAGCCGGCTATGACGCGGCCCACGCCCCTGCCGCCCTAGGCGTGCTTTCCAACGGGAGCTCGGCGTTCAATCAGACGGCAGACAAGACCTGCGACAAAAATTGCTACGCCATCGCCGTTGGCAGCACTGTGACCTTCATGGCCGGAGTCTATCAG GTGGCCATGGGCTTCTTCCAGGTGGGCTTCGTGTCCGTCTACCTCTCGGACGCCTTGCTGAGCGGCTTTGTCACCGGCGCCTCGTTCACTATCCTCACGTCGCAGGCCAAGTACCTCCTCGGCCTCCGGCTTCCTCGGAGTCACGGCCCCGGCTCCCTCGTCACCACCTGGAGCCACATCTTCAGGAACATCCATCAGACCAACCTCTGTGACCTCCTCACCAGCCTCTTGTGCCTTTTGGTTCTTCTGCCCACCAAGGAGCTTAACGAGCGCTTCAAGTCCAAGCTTAAGGCACCCATTCCCACGGAACTCTTCGTGGTCGTGGCGGCCACCTTGGCGTCGCATTTCGGGAGGCTGCACGACAGGTACGGCACCAGCATCGCCGGGCCCATTCCCACCGGCTTCCTGCCGCCCCGCGCGCCGGACTGGAGCCTCGTCCCCAGGGTGGCGGCGGACGCCGTGGCCATCTCCGTCATCGGCTTCGCCATCACCGTGTCCCTCTCCGAGATGTTCGCCAAGAAGCACGGCTACGCGGTCCGCGCCAACCAGGAGATGTACGCCATCGGCTTCTGCAACATCATCCCCTCCTTCTTCCACTGCTTCACCACCAGCGCCGCGCTGGCGAAGACGCTGGTCAAGGAATCCACGGGCTGCCAGACGCAGGTCTCGGGGGTGGTGACGGCGCTGGTCCTGTCGCTGGTCCTCTTGGTGGTGGCGCCCTTGTTCTACTCCCTGCAGAAGAGCGTGCTCGGGGTGATCACGATTGTGAACCTCCGAGGGGCCCTGCTCAAGTTCAAGGACCTGCCCGCCATGTGGCGGGTCAGCCGGATGGACACGGTGATCtggtgggtcaccatgctgtcctCGGCGCTCATCAGCACCGAGCTGGGCCTGCTCATCG GTTGTTTCTCCATGTTTTGTGTCATCCTTCGCACTCAGAAGCCCCAGGCCTCGCTGCTCGGCTGGGTGGAGGGGTCCGAAACCTTTGAATCCACGGCTGCCTACAGGGGCCTCCAGGCCAAGCCCGGCGTCAAGGTGTTCCGCTTCGCGGCCCCGCTCTACTACATAAACAAAGAGTACTTCAAATCCGCCTTGTACAAGTCCACCCTCAACCCGGTCTTCGCGAAGGCGGCTCAGAAGAAGGCCgccaagagaaagaggagaaagggggTGGCAGCCCGGGGCGGGGCCCAGGACGACGTGGCCGTGCAGCTCTCCCCCGACCCCCCGGAGCTGCACACGCTGGTGGTTGACTGCAGCGCGGTGCAGTTTGTGGACACGGCGGGGATCCAGACGCTGAGAGAGGTGCGCAGGGACTACGAAGCCGTCGGCGTCCGGGTGCTGCTGGCTCAGTGCAACCCGTCTGTGAGGgcgtccctggcccagggagagTACTGccgggaggaagaggaaaacctTCTTTTTCACAGTGTCTTTGAAGCCGTGAGTTTTGCAGAAGCCGTGGAAAATCAGAAAGGAGTGAGTGTTCCCAATGGGCTGAGTTTT